One window from the genome of Variovorax sp. PAMC26660 encodes:
- a CDS encoding AraC family transcriptional regulator codes for MAERLFLRLDEDPLHGPESSVPAGTLRAVPVGAALRAHVSHILLYRETIAEGHEVRERVLPDGAVRLVFNFGDAPSADEGEGHAAEAIGASIAPVVVRMRRRVEGLSVTLRPGAAAALLGMPAGEIGGSAVHLDALWRGEGAELLERMAEAPGDAARVALLHRALQHRLAAGDAMGQSVAMAMRAAQLITASGGRRPLREVAAAVGVGERRLQQLFHGHVGLSPRAWSRLARLHACLRTLRLQPSPAWADMAVDGGFYDQSHLVNEFRALCGVTPTEFMDQAISGSSKTAA; via the coding sequence ATGGCCGAACGCCTCTTCCTTCGCCTCGACGAAGATCCCTTGCACGGGCCGGAATCAAGCGTGCCCGCCGGAACGCTGCGCGCGGTCCCGGTGGGGGCCGCGCTGCGGGCGCATGTCTCGCACATCCTGCTGTACCGCGAAACCATTGCGGAAGGCCATGAGGTGCGCGAGCGCGTGCTGCCCGATGGCGCGGTGCGGCTGGTCTTCAACTTCGGCGACGCGCCGTCCGCGGATGAAGGCGAAGGGCATGCGGCGGAAGCCATCGGCGCATCGATCGCACCGGTGGTGGTGCGCATGCGCCGGCGCGTGGAAGGGCTCTCCGTCACGCTGCGCCCTGGCGCCGCCGCCGCCCTGCTGGGAATGCCGGCTGGCGAGATCGGCGGCAGCGCCGTGCACCTCGATGCGCTTTGGCGTGGCGAAGGCGCCGAGTTGCTGGAACGCATGGCCGAGGCGCCGGGCGATGCGGCGCGAGTGGCGTTGCTGCACCGCGCCTTGCAGCACCGGCTGGCTGCGGGCGATGCCATGGGCCAGTCCGTTGCGATGGCGATGCGCGCGGCGCAGCTCATCACTGCATCGGGTGGACGCCGGCCCTTGCGCGAAGTGGCTGCTGCTGTCGGCGTGGGCGAGCGGCGCCTGCAGCAACTCTTTCACGGGCACGTCGGGCTGTCGCCGCGCGCCTGGAGCCGCCTCGCAAGGCTGCATGCCTGCCTGCGCACATTGCGCCTGCAGCCTTCGCCTGCGTGGGCGGACATGGCGGTCGATGGCGGCTTCTACGACCAGTCGCACCTGGTGAACGAATTCCGCGCGCTCTGCGGCGTCACGCCGACCGAGTTCATGGACCAGGCCATTTCGGGTTCTTCCAAGACGGCTGCCTGA
- a CDS encoding glutathione S-transferase, translated as MSTAALPVLYSFRRCPYAMRARLALVASGQHCELREVVLKNKPPEMLAASPKGTVPVLLTQDGTVLEQSLDVMRWALQRNDPHRWLQPDAGTPEDMLALVATCDDEFKPQLDRYKYPGRFADAGDSAREQGARFLRDLEAKLTASPHLAGTHATLADAAVMPFVRQFAMVEPAWFDAQPWPRLHAWLSGWTASDLFARAMHKYAPWQGGERGVDFPPA; from the coding sequence ATGTCTACCGCCGCCCTCCCCGTCCTCTATTCGTTCCGCCGCTGCCCCTATGCGATGCGGGCACGGCTCGCGCTGGTCGCAAGCGGCCAACACTGCGAGCTGCGCGAGGTGGTGCTGAAGAACAAGCCACCCGAGATGCTGGCCGCCTCGCCCAAGGGCACGGTGCCGGTGCTGCTGACGCAAGACGGCACGGTGCTCGAACAAAGCCTGGACGTGATGCGTTGGGCGCTGCAGCGCAACGACCCGCACCGCTGGCTGCAACCCGACGCCGGCACGCCCGAAGACATGCTGGCGCTGGTCGCCACATGCGACGATGAATTCAAGCCCCAGCTCGATCGCTACAAGTACCCCGGCCGGTTCGCGGATGCCGGGGATTCGGCGCGCGAGCAAGGCGCCCGGTTCCTGCGCGATCTCGAAGCCAAGCTCACAGCCTCGCCCCACCTGGCCGGCACGCACGCCACGCTGGCCGATGCCGCCGTCATGCCCTTCGTGCGCCAGTTCGCAATGGTCGAGCCCGCATGGTTCGACGCGCAACCCTGGCCGCGCCTGCACGCCTGGCTGTCCGGCTGGACCGCTTCGGATCTGTTCGCACGCGCCATGCACAAGTACGCGCCCTGGCAAGGCGGCGAACGCGGCGTCGACTTTCCCCCGGCCTAA
- a CDS encoding LysR substrate-binding domain-containing protein has protein sequence MKPNQLHAFVAVVEQMSIRAAARVLGISQPAVTKIVRELEREVGAPLVERSVKGVRLTEFGRAFAPRARLLLADMQRARDEITQIRDGATGSISIAVSASFALTVLPAAFKDFHTRLPAVDVQFSEAVLPWMLARLRDGYLDFAVAHVVPGKLDPQFEAIELFPVQLVVGLRERHPLRASRSLMDLYEAEWILPGDDHDQRGSDSVAPLFMPLGLPPPTRVIQGQSVTVALGLVGHMDLIGLFVEPLVKLTFKRHGIRRVDIQETLPTLNVCVIKRKGQLLTPAAQHFVECVQRASVAATAG, from the coding sequence ATGAAACCCAACCAGTTGCACGCCTTCGTGGCGGTGGTCGAGCAGATGAGCATTCGCGCCGCCGCGCGCGTGCTAGGCATCTCACAGCCGGCCGTGACCAAGATCGTGCGCGAACTGGAGCGCGAGGTCGGCGCGCCGCTGGTGGAGCGCAGCGTCAAGGGCGTGCGGCTCACCGAATTCGGCCGGGCCTTCGCGCCCCGGGCCAGGCTGCTGCTGGCCGACATGCAACGTGCGCGCGACGAGATCACGCAGATCCGCGACGGTGCCACCGGCTCCATCTCGATCGCTGTCAGCGCCTCGTTCGCGCTGACCGTGCTGCCCGCCGCGTTCAAGGACTTCCACACGCGCCTGCCCGCGGTCGACGTGCAGTTCAGCGAAGCGGTGCTGCCGTGGATGCTGGCAAGGCTGCGCGACGGCTATCTGGATTTCGCGGTCGCCCACGTGGTGCCGGGCAAGCTCGATCCGCAGTTCGAGGCCATCGAGCTGTTTCCCGTGCAACTGGTGGTCGGCCTGCGCGAGCGCCATCCACTGCGCGCGAGCCGCTCGCTGATGGACCTGTACGAGGCCGAGTGGATACTGCCGGGCGACGATCACGACCAACGGGGAAGCGACTCGGTGGCGCCGCTGTTCATGCCGCTGGGCCTGCCACCGCCCACGCGCGTGATCCAGGGGCAGTCGGTCACGGTGGCGCTCGGGCTGGTCGGGCACATGGACCTGATCGGCCTGTTCGTCGAGCCGCTGGTCAAGCTCACCTTCAAGCGCCACGGCATCCGCCGCGTGGACATCCAGGAAACGCTGCCGACGCTGAACGTGTGCGTCATCAAGCGCAAGGGCCAGTTGCTGACGCCGGCGGCGCAGCACTTTGTGGAATGCGTGCAGCGCGCGTCCGTGGCTGCGACGGCGGGTTAG